The following proteins come from a genomic window of Syngnathus acus chromosome 15, fSynAcu1.2, whole genome shotgun sequence:
- the snx5 gene encoding sorting nexin-5 — MTATLDESDKEKMRSVSVDLNNDTSLLIDIPDALCERDKVKFTVHTKTTLNSFQKPEISVPRQHEDFIWLHDTLVETEDYAGLIIPPAPPKPDFESPREKMHKLGEGEATMTKEEYTKMKQELEAEYLAVFKKTVQVHEVFLQRLSSHPSLSKDRNFQIFLEYDQDLSVRRKNAKEMFGGFFKNMVKTADEVLISGIKEVDDFFEQEKMFLLDYYSKIKDSTAKAERMTRTHKNIAEDYIQISSTLNALSAEDSTTNRKHMEKLSDLFEKLRKVEGRVASDQELKLTELLRYYMRDIQAAKDLLYRRARALADYENSNKALDKARLKSKDIPQAEEHQQLCLQKFDKLSESGKKELTSFKGRRVVAFRKNLIEMAELEIKHAKNNVTLLQGCIELLKN, encoded by the exons ATGACAGCTACTTTAGACGAAAGCGACAAGGAAAAG ATGCGCTCTGTGTCTGTTGACCTCAATAATGACACATCTCTGCTTATTGACATTCCTGATGCACTCTGTGAAAGAGACAAAGTCAAGTTTACGGTCCACACAAAG ACTACACTTAATAGTTTCCAGAAGCCAGAAATCTCGGTTCCCCGGCAGCATGAAGATTTCATTTGGTTACATGACACGCTGGTGGAGACGGAGGACTACGCTGGCCtaata ATCCCACCAGCACCCCCAAAGCCTGACTTTGAAAGCCCAAGAGAGAAGATGCACAAATTGGGAGAAGGTGAAGCCACTATGACCAAGGAAGAGTACACTAAAATGAAGCAAGAGCTGGAAGC tgaGTACCTGGCTGTGTTCAAGAAAACTGTCCAAGTCCATGAGGTTTTTCTGCAGAGACTCTCTTCTCATCCCAGTCTAAGCAAAGACAGAAACTTTCAGATTTTCCTAGAGTATGACCAGGAT ctCAGTGTCAGAAGAAAGAATGCCAAGGAGATGTTTGGAGGATTCTTTAAGAACATGGTGAAGACAGCTGATGAAGTCCTTATCTCAGGAATAAAG GAAGTCGATGACTTTTTTGAGCAGGAGAAGATGTTCCTTCTCGACTATTACAGCAAGATTAAAGATTCCACTGCCAAAGCAGAAAGAATGACCCGCACGCACAAAA ATATCGCAGAAGATTACATTCAGATCTCATCCACTCTGAATGCTCTTTCAGCAGAAGATAGCACAACTAATAGGAA gcATATGGAGAAGCTCTCAGATCTCTTTGAGAAGCTCAGA AAAGTGGAGGGAAGAGTAGCATCTGATCAAGAGCTCAAGCTCACCGAGTTGCTAAGATATTACATGCGCGATATCCAGGCAGCAAAG GATCTTCTCTACCGACGAGCTCGCGCATTAGCTGACTATGAGAACTCCAACAAGGCCTTGGATAAGGCTCGACTGAAAAGCAAGGACATTCCCCAGGCTGAGGAACACCAGCAGCTGTGTCTACAGAAATTTGACAAGCTTTCTGAGTCTGGAAAGAAAG AGCTCACCAGTTTCAAAGGCAGGCGAGTTGTGGCATTTAGAAAGAATCTCATTGAGATGGCCGAACTGGAGATTAAACATGCCAAG AACAATGTGACACTATTGCAAGGCTGCATTGAGCTGCTCAAGAACTGA